The Capsicum annuum cultivar UCD-10X-F1 chromosome 3, UCD10Xv1.1, whole genome shotgun sequence genomic sequence CCTCAGTGACAACAAATTCGCAGTTATCGTGTTCGGTCAAGTTTTTCTGATCTTCAACAGATTCATACCCCTGCATTCTTCCATCTGCATATGCTATATCAGCACCATTTTCCTTTGTACTGGACTTCTCAACTCCTTCCTTTGCTTTTTCAACAAGACCATCTTCAGTTGAGCTCTCTTCTACAAGATTGATAGATGTTCCAATGAATTTGGTAGGGAGTACTCCAATTTCAGGCACCATTTCAAAAGTTTCTTCAAAATTCACATTTTGTTCTACTGGTAACGCGTGAGCCTGATATAGAATATCAGGTTGTACATTTATGTTGCCCCTCGCCGTACCCTCCTCATTTGAATAATCCATTACACTATCTGTGTTCGTGTTGTTTCCTGGTAGTTTTTCCTCTGTAGCCTCTTTGGGGTGTGATTCAACTGAAGGAGCTGCATTGTCATTCTGCATTTCATGCACTGCCTGCAGAAATGACTCAGTTTCCTTCGGATCACATTTCTTTACCGCGTTTTCTGATTCAGTCTCTGGATTATAAACCATACATTTGTTATGTAGCTCAAGAACTGCTGCAAACACACTCGATGGAGTAATCTGTGGACTATCTGCCAACGGTGAGCCTGTAGCATCACTTGGACTGGACTCCACTTTAGGACTTTCATCCAAATCAGTTCTAACTGAGTAACCATTTTCAACCTGATTTTCAGCACTCATATTCTCATGTTTCTCCTCATTTGATATAACTCCTGAGGCAGCCAATTCTCCCGCCAAGCATTCATCTTTTTGAGTAGTTACGTTTTGATCATTGGCATCAGCAACAATAGTCTTATCTGCACGCCCAATTTCAGAACTGATCAACTGAGTTTTATCCTCACTCTTTCCTGATCTTCCGTTCTCTGGAGCTTCTTGTTCCTTGCTTGATGATGAAATGAAGTGTTCTTCCACTACCTCAGTAGCAACACTCGAGGATTCAACTGGATCGGACTTTAAAACTTCATCATTTGATATGCTTCCTTCTGCCTCACCTGTTGTTAAGTTTTACCATTTAGAAATAAACTCAAAAAgagttctatttttcatgatAACTTATTAGTGTATACATAACTATTCCATTATCAAACATAAGTTGCAATCATATACTTAACTTTTGGTTGTTAGAATGCTCAACCAGCTTTTATTAAAGTTAAGGGTATCAGTATATACTATGAAAATGGAAAGATATGGGAAAAGGGAAGTTACTGACCTTTCTGGTCTATTGGTTGGTTATGAAGTTCATCCTTAATTGGTGTAGTATGTGTTTGACTATTGGTGACTTCACTCAGTGAATCATTACTTTGCGAATTCTCTGTCGCTCTTTTACTTTCATCTGCATAAGAAATTTGTTTTCTTGGTCAGGTAAGAGCCAACCTTATTTTCACGTATAACTACTGAACTTCACTCACTAGAATATTCAAGTCCACAGAACTACTTTTATCGCATTACATAACTAAACTATGTGAGTTACATACGATGTACAAATGACCGGAATGTCAAAACATTCACATGATGGATGCAAATTTGCACAGCAGCAAAGTGCTGGCGTAGCGAGTGATGTGTCATAAACTGGCGCCAGAAAATTTGACCTTacgatcatttttatttttttgcgtGATTCACACATAGGCAAGTTACTTTACATGTGACCATACGTGAAATCAGCCCGTAAAATCCAACTTACATAAGCAAATACAACAAAAGAGAAGCTAATTTTCGATAACCAAGAAAAAAGTGGTGAAAATAACCTGTTTTGTCATGTTGAGAGTTCTCAAGTTTAGGTTCTTTAATTGTTGAAGTGTCATAAGTAGGCAAAGCTGTAGCTTTCTCTGCTTCAAGTAGTatgttgttttcttctttgaCACTATTTGCATCGCCAGCAGCTTCGCCTTTCTGTTGCGTGTCAAATGCAGGTTTCTCTGCTTCTACAACATCAATCATTTAACACATCAAACAAACAGAATCTTGAAAATTCAACAACAaagtgaggtctagggagggtaaagtgtatgcagaccttaacTCTACCTTGaagatagagaggctatttctgataaaccctcggctcaaggaaaaaaaaaacagtcCAAAGCaatatagaaaaagaaataacaaaatgaAGTAGTAATGGCAAAATACTATAGCCCACCTGACAAATCATCATGAACAGTAGTCATAACAAATAATACAGTAATCGAAGTACAAAACAAACAACAGGTAGTAACCAAACTCAAAGGACAAGAAACTCCAAGagtaataaatcaaaatcatattgATAATGCGGTAATCGAAGTACAAAACAAACAGGTAGTAACAaaggacaagaaactacaagagtaATGAATCAAAAGGAACAAAACAATCTTGAACTATACTCAATCATGAAACACATCAAGCAAACagaatcttgaaaattcaaaaggaacacaaaaaaataaacattcGTGAACTCTAGAGCTATTCTGTGTTACCTTGATCTGCTGATGAATTTGTGTTTCCCATCTCATTTACCATACTCTAACTAACTATCCAACTCCTGCAATAAAACAGTGCTTCAATTATACTCCAATACAAGTGTCAAAGATTATAGTAatgtttaaaatgaaaatattagGGGTCCATAAACATCAATACCGCGATGATGATATTCACATGCTAATAGCTAAGAAGCTTTAGAGGACAGCTTAGACCTTTTGAACATGCCAGTGTGTTAATAGTTGATTAGTGTGGACACCTTCATAAATATTTGCTTCAACAGTAAGCCTTTAAAGAAAGATGAGccacaaaaactaaaaaataaaacaagaaaagcaAGTCATTTAAGATTtaagtgatatatttttgttgttatagGGACATTTCTTGATGATGAGCTTGAGATTCTTGACTTAAAAGGAACATTTTAACTAAAGAATGTTCTCATTTGGGGACACAAGATGCTTCATTTACTAATTGTTTTagcctgtttttttttttctccttttctaagTAAAGGTTTTTGTTAATTTGCCTCCTTTTGATTTGGgcaatttaatatttatatctattggaGTAACAGAAATGTTGCCTCCGTGTGACTTACAGATCACGGATTTAAGTCAAGAAAGTAGTCAATATTTGCATTCGGATAGACTTTCCACATCATACATCTTAGGATACGGGCCTTCCCTGGACCATACATAAATGCGAATGCTTTTTACACCAAactgtttttttaatttgtagCTATGCCAAACCAAGTAGAAAATTGCACTGTGCGGCTTGATGCTGGGTTTTAATGGGACACTAGCTTATTTGTCAGCTAATATTACGTCAAAACACCACATTCCTAATGTTACTAACTTTTACATCTGGCATCATCATTAAACATAGGCAAAATAACAGATTCATGTGATgatacccccacccccaccaaaACTCAAAAATGAAAAGACAATTAAACCTATGTTCGGATTTTTTGAAAATGTAGACGCATGGGTGTGAAATTCTATTAAAATAGTCTATTTTGGGGGTATCACACATTGGTGCTACATTATTTTTGGAGAGTTTTAGCGGGATAGACTAAAACTTTAGTAGGtcaaattaagaataaaaatctaATACTACCTTAGTTTCAACGTGTTtgtcttattttccttttaagtcatttaaaaaaatatttttttttcttttttggtaattGATTAACGGGTAAAGGAAGTAAATAGCACTTCGGA encodes the following:
- the LOC107866649 gene encoding uncharacterized protein LOC107866649 isoform X1, whose amino-acid sequence is MVNEMGNTNSSADQEAEKPAFDTQQKGEAAGDANSVKEENNILLEAEKATALPTYDTSTIKEPKLENSQHDKTDESKRATENSQSNDSLSEVTNSQTHTTPIKDELHNQPIDQKGEAEGSISNDEVLKSDPVESSSVATEVVEEHFISSSSKEQEAPENGRSGKSEDKTQLISSEIGRADKTIVADANDQNVTTQKDECLAGELAASGVISNEEKHENMSAENQVENGYSVRTDLDESPKVESSPSDATGSPLADSPQITPSSVFAAVLELHNKCMVYNPETESENAVKKCDPKETESFLQAVHEMQNDNAAPSVESHPKEATEEKLPGNNTNTDSVMDYSNEEGTARGNINVQPDILYQAHALPVEQNVNFEETFEMVPEIGVLPTKFIGTSINLVEESSTEDGLVEKAKEGVEKSSTKENGADIAYADGRMQGYESVEDQKNLTEHDNCEFVVTEDSGVFELKISEEETAKFADFSETENVQNVQPSLDTLAFSKGKCASDQMVPIRYNTPIKAPESIGRSSLESIPEKSINGIELRKSPSFDFGVHRRSSESDQTPLLCPERTTTRSLSVGSTAKFSNSIMRTEHNRSSLDYEAVAVEEKTIRVERSDSDISSTPLLGLSNKGENGDLKAVTSETQQNHIAVMKRDNFQASQEKESSLTSPKGSAKRKPRPSFFTTCICCTAATHY
- the LOC107866649 gene encoding uncharacterized protein LOC107866649 isoform X2 — protein: MVNEMGNTNSSADQEAEKPAFDTQQKGEAAGDANSVKEENNILLEAEKATALPTYDTSTIKEPKLENSQHDKTGEAEGSISNDEVLKSDPVESSSVATEVVEEHFISSSSKEQEAPENGRSGKSEDKTQLISSEIGRADKTIVADANDQNVTTQKDECLAGELAASGVISNEEKHENMSAENQVENGYSVRTDLDESPKVESSPSDATGSPLADSPQITPSSVFAAVLELHNKCMVYNPETESENAVKKCDPKETESFLQAVHEMQNDNAAPSVESHPKEATEEKLPGNNTNTDSVMDYSNEEGTARGNINVQPDILYQAHALPVEQNVNFEETFEMVPEIGVLPTKFIGTSINLVEESSTEDGLVEKAKEGVEKSSTKENGADIAYADGRMQGYESVEDQKNLTEHDNCEFVVTEDSGVFELKISEEETAKFADFSETENVQNVQPSLDTLAFSKGKCASDQMVPIRYNTPIKAPESIGRSSLESIPEKSINGIELRKSPSFDFGVHRRSSESDQTPLLCPERTTTRSLSVGSTAKFSNSIMRTEHNRSSLDYEAVAVEEKTIRVERSDSDISSTPLLGLSNKGENGDLKAVTSETQQNHIAVMKRDNFQASQEKESSLTSPKGSAKRKPRPSFFTTCICCTAATHY